A genomic region of Conger conger chromosome 6, fConCon1.1, whole genome shotgun sequence contains the following coding sequences:
- the tmem258 gene encoding transmembrane protein 258: MDLEAMTRYTSPVNPAVFPHLTVVLLAIGMFFTAWFFVYEVTSTKYTRDVYKELLISLVASLFMGFGVLFLLLWVGIYV; the protein is encoded by the exons ATG GATTTGGAGGCTATGACCAGATACACAAGTCCGGTGAATCCGGCCGTGTTTCCACACTTGACCGTAGTCCTGCTGGCCATCGGAATGTTTTTCACGGCGTGGTTCTTCGT TTACGAGGTGACCTCTACAAAGTACACACGGGACGTGTACAAGGAGCTGCTCATCTCCCTGGTGGCCTCCCTGTTCATGGGCTTCGGTGTGCTGTTCCTGCTCCTCTGGGTGGGCATATACGTCTGA